The genomic DNA GCATGGCGAAGAAGAAGCAGCTCTGGGGAGGCCGATTCGCCGGCTCCACCGCCGATTCGGTGGTGGCCTTCACCGCGTCCGTGGACGTGGACCGGCGCCTCTACCGGCACGACATCGCCGGCAGCATCGCCCACGCCCGAATGCTCGGCAAGCAGGGCATCATCCCGGCGGGCGAGGCGCGCAAGATCGTCGCCGGACTGCGCGCCGTCCAGAAGGAGATCGAGGGGGGCACGTTCCCCTTCAGCATCGCCGACGAAGACATCCACATGAACATCGAGCGGCGGCTGACCGAGAAGATCGGCGGCGTGGGCGCGAAGCTCCACACCGCCCGGAGCCGCAACGACCAGGTCAATCTGGACATGCGGCTCTACCTGCGGGAGGCGCTCGACGGCATCCTGGCGAATCTGGAGGGGCTGCGGCAGGCGCTGGCGGGCGCCGCGCGGCGCAACGAGGACGTGCTGATGCCCGGCTACACGCATCTGCAGCGCGCCCAGCCGGTGCTGTTCGCGCACCACCTGCTGGCCTACGTGGAGATGTTCGAGCGCGACATGAGCCGCTACCGCCACTGCCGGGAACAGACCGACGTCATGCCCCTGGGCTCCGGCGCTCTGGCCGGCACGACCTTTCCCATCGACCGGGCCTACGTGGCCAAGCTCCTGGGCTTCCCGCGCGTGACGCAAAACAGCATCGACGCGGTGAGCGACCGGGACTTCGTGCTGGAGTTCCTGTCCGCCTCCGCCATCCTCTTCGTGCACCTGAGCCGCATGGCCGACGAGCTGATCCTGTGGTCCAGCGAGGAGTTCGGCTTCATCGAGTTGCCGGACGCCTACTGCACGGGCAGCTCCATGATGCCGCAGAAGAAGAACCCCGACGTGGCCGAGCTGATCCGCGGCAAGACCGGGCGGGTGTACGGCCACCTGAACGCGCTCCTGACCATCATGAAGGGGCTGCCGCTGGCGTACAATCGCGACCTCCAGGAGGACAAGGAGCCGCTGTTCGACACCGTCGACACGGTCACCGCGTGCCTGGCCATGGCGCGGGAGCTGTTCAATGGGCTGAAGGTCCGCGGCGAGCGCATGGCCGCGGCCGCGGAGCAGGGCTTCATGAACGCCACCGACCTGGCGGACTACCTCGTGGGCCGGGGCCTCAGCTTCCGTGCCGCCCACGACGTGGTCGGCCGGGTGGTGCGCCACTGCATCGAGGCCGGGTGCAAGCTGGAGGAACTGCCGCTCGATGAGCTCCAGGGTTATTGCCCCGACATCGGCGCGGACGTCTACAAGGTCCTGACGCTCCGCGCCGGCGTCGAGCGCCGACGGGCGCCCGGCGGCACCGCGTCCGTGAACGTGCGCCGCCAACTGAAGAAACTGGGGGTATGATGGGAGTCACCGCGGGAATCCAGGGGTCGCGGGGCGGGGTCGCCGGTCTTGTGTGCCTGCTGCTCCTGCTCGTCCTCGTCACCGGCTGCGGCCGCAAGGGGCCGCCGCGGGCGGCGGACCTCGTGGAGCCGCTGGCCATCAGTGACCTGACCCTCATGCTCGGGGACCGCAGCATCGGCCTGGGCTGGTCGCATCCGCGGACCGCTCGCGACGGCCGGCCGCTCACGGACCTCGTGGGGTTCGTGGTGTACCGCAAGAGCACGCCGGCGGATTGCCCGGACTGCAACGCCGCCTACGGCGAGCGGGCCGTGGTCAACGCGGAAGACGAGGGACGTTTCTCCAAGGAGTCTCAATACAAGTTCACGGACACGGAACTTGAAACCGGCCGGGTGTACCGGTATCGGGTCCGCGTCGTGTTGTCGGACGGCTCGCTCAGCAAGCCGTCCAACGAGGTCAGCATCGAATGGCAACGACGGTAGAACGCTTCACGCACAGGAACGACGAGATGTATTGCGAGGACGTCCCGGTCCGGGACGTCGTCGAAGCGGTGGGCACGCCGGTGTACGTGTACAGCCTGGCACGGTTGCGCGACGCCTTCCGCGCCTTCGACCAGGCCTTCGCCGGCACCCGCCACTTGGTGTGCTTCTCGGTCAAGGCCAACTCCAACCTCGCGGTGCTGCGCGCCTTCGTCAACGAGGGCTCGGGGTTCGACATCGTGTCCGGCGGCGAACTGTTCCGGGCGCTCAAGGCCGGCGCCGACCCGCGCAAGGTGGTTTTCTCGGGCGTGGGCAAGACCCGGGACGAGATGGAGTACGCGCTGCGTTCCGGCATCCTGATGTTCAACGTCGAGTCGGAGCAGGAACTGGAGGCGCTGAACGAGGTCGCCGGGAGCATGGGCGTGGTGGCGCCGGTGAGCTTCCGCATCAATCCCGACGTGGATCCGCAGACCCACCCCTATATCTCCACCGGCATGAAGAAGAGCAAGTTCGGCATCGCCATCGACCCCGCGGCCGCGGCCTATCGCCGCGCCATCGCGTTGCCCCACATCGAAGTCGTGGGCGTCGACTGCCACATCGGCTCGCAGCTCACCTCCACGTCGCCTTTCTCGGACGCCGCCGCGCGCGTGCGCGCGTTCGTCGAGGCGCTGCGGCGCGAGGGGGCCGATATCCGCTACGTGGACCTGGGCGGCGGCCTCGGCATCCGCTACGACGACGAGCAGCCGCCCGACCCGCGTGACTACGCCAAGGCGCTGACGGAGGGAATCGGGGACCAGGACGTGACCCTGGTGCTGGAGCCCGGCCGGTCGATGGTGGGCAACGCCGGCATCCTGGTGACCCGGGTGCTCTACCTCAAGCGCGCTGAGGCCAAGAACTTCGTGGTGGTGGACGGCGCCATGAACGACCTCATCCGTCCGTCCCTCTACGGTGCGTTCCAGGGGCTGTTGCCGGTGGTGCGGCGCGAGGCCGAGCTCATGACCGCCGACGTGGTCGGCCCCATCTGCGAGAGCGGCGACTTCTTCGCCCAGGACCGCCAGATCCAGACCCCGACGCCCGGGGACCTGCTGGCGGTGATGAGCGCCGGCGCCTACGGCTTCACCATGGCCTCCAACTACAACACGCGCCCACGCGCCGCCGAGGTGCTGGTGGACGGCAAGGACTTCGCCGTGGTCCGGGAACGCGAGACCCTGGAGGGCCTCGTGGCCGGCGAGAAGATCCCGGTGATGCTGTAGGCCCCCGGAGGAGCCATGACCGAAATCACGTTCACCAAGATGCACGGCTGCGGCAACGATTTCGTGGTGCTGGACTGCATGGAGCGGCCGCCCGCGGACCTGGCGGAGATCGCGAAGAACCTGTGCCACCGCCGCTTCGGCGTGGGCGCGGACCAGTTGCTCACCATCAGGCCGTCCGACTCGGCGGATTTCCGCATGGAGATCTACAACGCCGACGGCGGCGAGGTGGAGATGTGCGGCAACGGCATCCGCTGCTTCGCCAAGTACGTTTACGAGCACGGTCTGACGGAGAAGCGCGAGATCGAGGTGGACACCCTCGCGGGCGTCATCCGGCCGCGCCTCAAGGGAGACCGCGTGGAGGTGGACATGGGCCGCCCCGTGCTCGAGGGGCGGGACATCCCGGTGGACGCCGACGGCGGTATCGTCAACCGTCCGCTGGTGGTGGACGGCAAGGAGTACAGGGTCACCTGCGTGTCCATGGGCAATCCCCACTGCGTGCTCTACGTCGACGACGTGGAGCCGCTGGACCTGCCCCGCCTGGGACCGCTCTTCGAGCACCACGCCTTCTTTCCCAACCGCGTCAACACGGAGTTCGTCCAGGTGCTGGCGCACGACGAGGTGCGCATGCGCGTGTGGGAGCGCGGCGCCGGCGAGACCTGGGCCTGCGGCACCGGCGCCAGCGCCGTGGGCGTAGCCGGCGCCTTGACCGGCAAGACCGGGAAGAAGATCACGGTGCACCTGATCGGCGGCGACCTGGAGATCCACTGGGCCGACGACGACCGGGTGTACATGACGGGGCCGGCGCGGGAAGTGTTCCAAGGGAGCATCCGCGTGTGACCGCGCGCTAAAGAAGTGGCGCCAACGCCCCGAATGGTCATTCTCGCGAAAGCCCACCACCGCCCCTGGATTCCCGCTTCCCAGGTGGTGTCAAAACGTCGTCCGGACAAGAATTGGCGCCAACCCCCCGAGTCGTCATTCCCGCGGAAGCGGGAATCCAGGGGTGGCGAGGCGGGGAAACGCCTCGGTAGTGCCCCGCCACCGCCCCTGGATTCCCGCTTCCGCGGGAATGACGTTCCGTAGGGTCCGTGCATCACGGGTTTTGACACAGCCTGGAAAGCGGGAATGACGCTTGGAGGCTTTGAGCAAAGCAACAGAGGGAGTAACCACATGTTCACCGGATCAATGACGGCCATGGTCACGCCGTTCAAGGACGGCGGTGTGGACTACGCCGCGCTGGAGGCGCTGGTGGAGTTCCAGATCGAGCAGGGCACCCATGCGCTGGTGCCGTGCGGCTCCACCGGAGAGTCCGCCACGCTCGACCACGACGAGCACCACGCGGTGATCGACGCGGTGGTGCGCGCGGCGCGGCAGCGCGTCCCGGTCATCGCCGGCACCGGCTCCAACTCCACCCGCGAGGCCATGGAACTCACCCGGGCCGCAGAGAAATCAGGGGCCGACGGCGCGCTGCTGATCTCGCCCTACTACAACAAGCCCACCCAGGAAGGGATCTACCATCACTACCGCGCCGTGGCCGAGCACGTCGGCATCCCGCTCATCGTCTACAACATCCCCGGCCGCACGGCCTCCAGGATGGAGCCCGAGACCCTGGCGCGGCTGGCGGAGATCGGCAACGTCGTGGGCGTGAAGGAAGCCACCGGCTCGGTGGACCAGGCCATCGACGTCATCCGGCTGTGTGGCGACTCCCTGGCGGTCTATTCGGGCGAGGATTCGCTCGTCTACTCGCTCATGACCCTGGGCGGCAAGGGCGTCATCACCACCACCGGCAACGTGGCCCCCCGAGCCATGGCCGACCTCACGGAAGCCTGCCTGCGGGAGGACTGGGCCGCCGGCCGCCGGATCCAGTTCGAGTTGATGCCCTTGATCCGGTGCCTCTTCAGCGAGACCAATCCCATCCCGGTGAAGGCCGCGTTGGCCGCCATGGGCAAGTGCGGACCGGGGATGCGCCTGCCGCTGACGCCCATGACCGAGCCGAACCTGAAGCGGCTGAAGGGCGCCATGACGGACTACGGGCTGATTCAGGCATGACCCGCTTGTTGCCGCGCGCACAGGCCGTCAATGAGTAGCCCCTCGGTCCGGGTGACATCATGAAAGATTCCTTGGGCCTTATCGTGTGCGGCGTGGGCGGGCGGATGGGCGGCACCATCGCGCGCCTGATCCAGGAGACTCCGGGCGTCGTCCTGGCCGAAGCCACCGACCGGGCCGGCAGCCCGCGTATCGGTCAGGACTCGGGGGAGGTGGCGGGCGCGGGGCAACTGGGCGTTGCGGTCACCGACCGCATCGACGCCGCGGCCGAGGGACGGCGGGTCATCGTGGACTTCACGACGCCGGAGGCGTCCCTGACCCACATGAAGGCCGCCGCCAAAGCCGGCATTCCCATCGTCATCGGCACCACCGGATTCCAGGCACGGCATCTGCGCCAGATCCGCACGCTGGGGGCCAAGACCCCGACCGTCCTGG from Deltaproteobacteria bacterium includes the following:
- the dapF gene encoding diaminopimelate epimerase; this encodes MTFTKMHGCGNDFVVLDCMERPPADLAEIAKNLCHRRFGVGADQLLTIRPSDSADFRMEIYNADGGEVEMCGNGIRCFAKYVYEHGLTEKREIEVDTLAGVIRPRLKGDRVEVDMGRPVLEGRDIPVDADGGIVNRPLVVDGKEYRVTCVSMGNPHCVLYVDDVEPLDLPRLGPLFEHHAFFPNRVNTEFVQVLAHDEVRMRVWERGAGETWACGTGASAVGVAGALTGKTGKKITVHLIGGDLEIHWADDDRVYMTGPAREVFQGSIRV
- the dapA gene encoding 4-hydroxy-tetrahydrodipicolinate synthase, whose protein sequence is MFTGSMTAMVTPFKDGGVDYAALEALVEFQIEQGTHALVPCGSTGESATLDHDEHHAVIDAVVRAARQRVPVIAGTGSNSTREAMELTRAAEKSGADGALLISPYYNKPTQEGIYHHYRAVAEHVGIPLIVYNIPGRTASRMEPETLARLAEIGNVVGVKEATGSVDQAIDVIRLCGDSLAVYSGEDSLVYSLMTLGGKGVITTTGNVAPRAMADLTEACLREDWAAGRRIQFELMPLIRCLFSETNPIPVKAALAAMGKCGPGMRLPLTPMTEPNLKRLKGAMTDYGLIQA
- the lysA gene encoding diaminopimelate decarboxylase, whose product is MATTVERFTHRNDEMYCEDVPVRDVVEAVGTPVYVYSLARLRDAFRAFDQAFAGTRHLVCFSVKANSNLAVLRAFVNEGSGFDIVSGGELFRALKAGADPRKVVFSGVGKTRDEMEYALRSGILMFNVESEQELEALNEVAGSMGVVAPVSFRINPDVDPQTHPYISTGMKKSKFGIAIDPAAAAYRRAIALPHIEVVGVDCHIGSQLTSTSPFSDAAARVRAFVEALRREGADIRYVDLGGGLGIRYDDEQPPDPRDYAKALTEGIGDQDVTLVLEPGRSMVGNAGILVTRVLYLKRAEAKNFVVVDGAMNDLIRPSLYGAFQGLLPVVRREAELMTADVVGPICESGDFFAQDRQIQTPTPGDLLAVMSAGAYGFTMASNYNTRPRAAEVLVDGKDFAVVRERETLEGLVAGEKIPVML
- the argH gene encoding argininosuccinate lyase, which produces MAKKKQLWGGRFAGSTADSVVAFTASVDVDRRLYRHDIAGSIAHARMLGKQGIIPAGEARKIVAGLRAVQKEIEGGTFPFSIADEDIHMNIERRLTEKIGGVGAKLHTARSRNDQVNLDMRLYLREALDGILANLEGLRQALAGAARRNEDVLMPGYTHLQRAQPVLFAHHLLAYVEMFERDMSRYRHCREQTDVMPLGSGALAGTTFPIDRAYVAKLLGFPRVTQNSIDAVSDRDFVLEFLSASAILFVHLSRMADELILWSSEEFGFIELPDAYCTGSSMMPQKKNPDVAELIRGKTGRVYGHLNALLTIMKGLPLAYNRDLQEDKEPLFDTVDTVTACLAMARELFNGLKVRGERMAAAAEQGFMNATDLADYLVGRGLSFRAAHDVVGRVVRHCIEAGCKLEELPLDELQGYCPDIGADVYKVLTLRAGVERRRAPGGTASVNVRRQLKKLGV